A window of Fluoribacter dumoffii NY 23 contains these coding sequences:
- a CDS encoding c-type cytochrome, with product MRNLLIFIFCTIHTAVFANDLGKDTYQTSCKSCHAPQLAIGMKAPAAFDKKAWDARFKNAEMEAQKNPADYKTAMDYLLYSIKLGKGLMPHGGLCKEANVPQKNCSDEAFVEAINYMAQEKKSGSTDNKAPE from the coding sequence ATGAGAAATCTTTTGATATTTATTTTTTGTACCATTCATACTGCAGTATTTGCTAATGATTTGGGAAAAGATACTTATCAAACATCCTGCAAAAGCTGTCATGCGCCTCAATTGGCAATTGGAATGAAAGCCCCTGCTGCTTTTGATAAAAAGGCATGGGATGCCCGCTTTAAAAATGCGGAGATGGAAGCCCAAAAAAATCCAGCTGATTATAAAACGGCGATGGATTATTTATTATACAGTATTAAGTTAGGGAAAGGGTTAATGCCCCATGGGGGCTTATGTAAAGAGGCCAATGTACCCCAGAAAAACTGTTCTGATGAAGCCTTCGTTGAAGCCATCAATTATATGGCCCAAGAGAAAAAATCGGGAAGTACGGATAATAAAGCACCTGAATAA
- a CDS encoding shikimate kinase gives MSPTKRIFIIGLPGAGKGLFAKHLAEQLGWEFIDADFGIEYQIGRTLKEIFGAEAQKDFYQCQKEIVTALQAKENVVVATDASIVCDEELRHLLSREFVIFLQVSTAVQIGRNSRNPTPLLATDLPTFFETLHSERDRLFQNSASLTIDTNDNALEEHVSEALEHFKTDQPKSIVLKEKDIVLFHKLSHLPVRLSEQQAVCLRLLAQGKSSKEIAKDMDISYRTVDGTLAKTMELLGCSSSKELIVLYHEKP, from the coding sequence ATGAGCCCAACGAAACGTATTTTTATTATTGGCCTACCTGGAGCTGGCAAGGGATTATTCGCCAAGCATTTGGCTGAACAATTGGGATGGGAGTTTATCGATGCTGATTTTGGAATAGAATATCAAATAGGTCGAACCTTGAAGGAAATTTTTGGAGCAGAAGCCCAAAAAGATTTTTACCAATGCCAAAAAGAAATAGTGACAGCACTGCAAGCCAAAGAGAATGTTGTAGTAGCAACTGATGCAAGTATTGTCTGTGATGAGGAATTGAGGCACTTGTTGTCGCGGGAGTTTGTGATTTTTTTACAAGTAAGTACTGCAGTACAAATAGGGCGAAATTCGAGAAACCCTACGCCCTTACTGGCTACAGACCTTCCCACTTTTTTTGAAACGCTTCACAGCGAGCGCGATCGATTATTCCAAAATAGTGCGAGTCTCACAATTGATACGAATGATAATGCGTTGGAAGAACATGTATCAGAGGCATTGGAGCACTTCAAAACAGACCAACCCAAATCCATCGTCCTAAAAGAGAAGGATATCGTTCTGTTTCATAAATTATCGCACTTACCCGTGCGTTTGTCAGAACAACAGGCTGTTTGCCTAAGGCTGCTTGCCCAGGGAAAAAGTTCAAAAGAAATCGCAAAGGATATGGATATATCATACAGGACTGTAGATGGAACCTTGGCTAAAACGATGGAGTTACTGGGGTGTTCCTCCAGTAAGGAGTTGATTGTTTTATATCATGAAAAGCCTTGA
- a CDS encoding uracil-DNA glycosylase — protein MSDALNRYYLQAMGIDLWELRRPHVSSEQGLGALAKEVAACTQCSLHKTRTQTVFCRGNSNAKLMIIGEAPGFFEDQQGLPFVGKAGALLNQMLQSIEMAENDVYIANVLKCRPPNNRDPQLEEIAQCSSYLERQIELIQPSLILALGRFAGQFLLNKPLPLKQLRKTLHHYHNIPFIVSYHPAYLLRNPADKKQAFLDLLTVKKLLVEKQG, from the coding sequence ATGTCAGACGCCTTAAATCGTTATTATCTTCAGGCTATGGGAATTGATCTCTGGGAGTTACGTCGCCCGCATGTTTCCAGTGAGCAGGGATTGGGTGCTTTGGCTAAAGAAGTGGCTGCATGCACGCAATGTTCTTTACATAAAACCCGAACTCAAACCGTTTTTTGCCGTGGCAATTCGAATGCAAAATTAATGATTATAGGTGAGGCACCCGGTTTTTTTGAGGATCAACAAGGATTACCTTTTGTCGGTAAAGCCGGAGCTTTATTAAATCAAATGTTGCAAAGCATTGAGATGGCTGAGAATGATGTTTATATTGCGAATGTTTTGAAATGCAGACCCCCAAATAATCGTGATCCCCAGTTGGAGGAAATTGCTCAATGCAGTTCCTATCTCGAACGCCAAATTGAGCTAATTCAACCGAGTTTAATTCTGGCTTTAGGGCGCTTTGCTGGTCAGTTCTTATTAAATAAACCACTGCCTTTGAAACAATTGCGTAAAACCCTGCATCATTACCATAATATTCCTTTTATCGTAAGCTATCATCCGGCCTATCTTTTACGAAATCCAGCTGATAAAAAGCAGGCCTTCCTTGATTTATTGACAGTAAAAAAATTGTTAGTAGAAAAACAGGGATAA